The Engystomops pustulosus chromosome 1, aEngPut4.maternal, whole genome shotgun sequence genome has a window encoding:
- the LOC140098490 gene encoding olfactory receptor 5V1-like gives MYNESIVSEFILLGLSNAPDLDIVLFFVFLLMYIICMTGNLLIIIITTIDPALNTPMYFFLSNLSFLDVLCTTSTIPNMLSNFFSERKVISFHGCVVQMFIFTAAMDTEFLLLTLMSIDRYLAICNPLRYKTIMSKKSCYFMSAIVWTFGLCSSTYHTSSTFRLSFCSSNKINHFFCEIPQLLALSCTDTSINELVLIVTDVVLGVFCFIFIFGSYLFIILAVLKIHTAEGKMKAFSTCASHITVVLLFYGTLIFAYFKPSTGNASNMDKAIAVLYTIVIPMLNPILYSLRNKEVKDSVQKIIFRKATLNY, from the coding sequence atGTACAATGAATCCATTGTATCTGAATTTATTCTCCTTGGATTATCCAATGCTCCTGACCTGGACATTGTTCTATTTTTTGTCTTTCTTcttatgtatataatatgtatgacaGGAAACCTCCTAATAATCATCATAACAACTATTGACCCAGCTCTAAATACTCCGATGTACTTCTTTCTGAGTAATCTATCTTTTTTGGATGTATTATGTACAACATCTACGATCCCAAATATGTTGTCCAATTTTTTTTCGGAACGGAAAGTAATTTCATTCCATGGTTGCGTAGTTCAAATGTTTATATTCACTGCTGCTATGGACACAGAGTTTCTTTTGCTTACACTTATGTCAATAGATCGGTActtggccatttgcaatcctttGCGCTATAAAACAATAATGAGTAAAAAGTCGTGTTATTTTATGTCTGCCATTGTGTGGACTTTTGGTCTTTGTAGTTCTACTTATCATACATCCAGTACCTTTCGTCTCTCATTTTGTTCatccaataaaataaatcattTCTTTTGTGAAATTCCACAGTTGCTGGCGCTGTCATGCACTGACACAAGTATTAATGAGCTAGTGCTTATAGTGACAGATGTTGTTTTGGgggtattttgttttatttttatttttgggtcATATTTGTTCATCATATTGGCAGTGTTAAAAATTCATACGGCTGAAGGGAAGATGAAAGCTTTTTCAACATGTGCCTCTCACATTACTGTAGTGTTGTTATTTTATGGTACATTAATATTTGCTTATTTTAAGCCTTCAACCGGAAATGCCTCAAACATGGACAAAGCAATTGCTGTTCTTTATACTATTGTAATACCAATGCTAAATCCAATATTATATAGCTTAAGGAACAAGGAGGTAAAAGATTCTgttcaaaaaattatatttcgAAAAGCAACTTTGAATTACTAA